One genomic window of Parabacteroides pacaensis includes the following:
- the rhuM gene encoding RhuM family protein, which translates to MAKNYLSKEGIDTLNRIVSLYLNFPELQALNKRPMYMKD; encoded by the coding sequence ATTGCCAAGAATTATCTTTCAAAAGAAGGAATTGACACATTAAATCGGATAGTCTCATTATATCTGAACTTTCCCGAATTGCAAGCATTGAACAAACGCCCCATGTACATGAAAGACTAG
- a CDS encoding virulence RhuM family protein, with amino-acid sequence MLHRKVLEIYVLCIDYDPRSEVTKEFFASVHNKMHYAVHGKTAAELIYSRTNAQKDFLGLTSWTGCLPKIRYGYCQELSFKRRN; translated from the coding sequence ATGCTGCATCGGAAGGTTTTGGAAATCTATGTCCTCTGCATCGATTACGATCCACGCAGCGAAGTTACTAAGGAGTTCTTTGCATCCGTACATAACAAAATGCACTATGCTGTACATGGAAAAACAGCAGCCGAACTGATTTATAGTCGTACGAACGCACAGAAAGATTTTTTAGGGCTTACTTCGTGGACGGGCTGCTTACCCAAAATCAGATACGGATATTGCCAAGAATTATCTTTCAAAAGAAGGAATTGA
- a CDS encoding ComEC/Rec2 family competence protein, whose product MVIEILQAGTGDSIWVSHNKKNIVIDGGKSTAAIRAKYNKMPQDEIIDLLVVTHIDSDHIAGIIALVKHMKEIGETHRLKQVWFNFPKKEEADEYSVDEGNELTSLLLEIDGLCWNNNTSKLLGSTIEVGDIKLYVLAPDHDVADEYKPKDPDELGVRSDDWYIDLRTLIDNVDDDDTDEGGPNSQSIIILAECEGKKLLLPGDSTPKELCDALQCYNKTSGASLELDFMKLPHHGSTRNVIKNILNEVTCSNFIISTKKNNKYYFPNKETIAKLIRYRDSADKAINVYFNYQESLDVLGITAEELTENNINLNVCNEFNF is encoded by the coding sequence ATGGTCATAGAGATTCTTCAAGCAGGTACTGGTGATAGTATTTGGGTTAGTCACAATAAGAAGAATATTGTGATTGATGGTGGAAAATCTACAGCAGCTATTAGAGCCAAGTATAACAAAATGCCACAGGATGAGATTATTGACCTGCTTGTGGTGACTCATATTGATTCTGACCACATAGCTGGTATCATAGCATTGGTTAAACACATGAAAGAAATTGGAGAGACACATAGGCTGAAACAAGTTTGGTTTAACTTCCCCAAGAAAGAAGAGGCAGATGAATACTCTGTTGACGAAGGGAATGAGTTAACGTCTCTTCTTCTTGAAATAGACGGATTGTGCTGGAATAATAATACTTCCAAATTGCTTGGTTCTACGATAGAGGTTGGTGACATAAAACTGTATGTATTAGCACCTGACCATGATGTGGCTGATGAATATAAACCGAAAGATCCTGATGAGCTTGGAGTTCGTTCAGATGATTGGTATATTGATTTAAGAACCTTGATTGATAATGTCGATGATGACGATACAGATGAAGGAGGTCCCAATAGCCAGTCGATTATAATTTTGGCTGAATGTGAAGGCAAGAAGTTATTGCTACCAGGTGATAGTACCCCTAAGGAACTATGTGATGCACTTCAGTGTTATAATAAGACCAGTGGTGCATCTCTTGAATTGGATTTTATGAAACTTCCCCATCATGGGAGTACGCGAAATGTTATTAAAAACATCCTTAACGAGGTAACATGTTCAAACTTCATTATTTCGACTAAGAAGAATAATAAATATTATTTCCCAAATAAAGAGACTATTGCCAAGCTTATTCGCTACAGAGATAGTGCAGATAAGGCAATCAACGTGTATTTTAACTATCAAGAATCTCTTGATGTACTTGGAATAACAGCAGAAGAGTTGACAGAAAATAATATTAATCTCAACGTTTGCAATGAATTCAACTTTTGA
- a CDS encoding NACHT domain-containing protein — MNSTFDIRSNCVKIKADIKGRGLQFRGSGVLYPLDGDDEYDYIFTAQHIFKDTRKKKLNAVLDKIGTIEIEVFEDGHFVTYKTITKDTISNSLLPIGEDFLIIKIDKSEKHFTPFLLADDLIEEKSMQLYGVSGEAQDIITRLDCKCVDSKVDLVNITSYVDNMDSLHGMSGGGVFAQNQPLMYGVLWKYAATEGEFHNVKITQALEEKIKSQLTLRRWKSLNFIKITQCKQAMDVVYGSLFRDVNDSILVNRNNTRFPLEARFVMPDFIDEVQSLYSDDQVKPEEKPVLADPTNLYIKSSEIQEYSEHYLKEFYSQLNKTSNREIRIPASTILNPSRNILLIAGGPGSGKSSLLKYLTLQLLKGKMDIYDGYLPVWMPFSYMARNCDSDIKSIVRDWLQESKLWEKNSHYLEYAFEQQKILLIADGIDEWGDEPLQADRIIRKVKAETEAGNLLAIFSSREYGIANINSPFSTSDTYTIAPLSALQQDELVKKCVDHYNGLVRETKRTAEFLSAKLRSLHDVDRMKENPMLLTILIGQYLQGNELSHNNIAAMDCIIEQLFVKHQQSRKYQAYDYSGSFDYTSNKMMLGVLSKEMFDYYNDGSMDKTQAEILLNQYLNSQTSGQELNNAYIVDDLFRHDTHQLGVIEERIGSRISFINRQLQEFMAAKYFSLDIDRAKAFIRDNVSNTGLHQVVLFLFEMMPASAFVGLYNILKPIITNDYRDYYLYKLKLEILVRSVKAPKYFLLEEIEEYIHKIEWESDYDTKYELLEILLDGLYNSSLQNRIEDFISRYIPSASIYHDIRLSGLAQVTDLTEVDRQFIVLTVINGDVNNKILASEVIRNHIASDEKLLKMINSYIVPSTLPEVVAFFIRSVIVDGIDIDKENELVRKVVAGDIFTHFYQIEFSLFKGEPVSSDEILELVSELPFSIQEEANKLLQQYFPHDDAVMQKALISVSAPYRERGNISNDIAWKYLLTCWINHPNVIKAIKEELNKEYSFNLGNGYELWKIIQGQILSPDLLQAITEWAVNKDKNHFMWGAESLIVNTIVNDSRIKAKLLEALEGMKSYQHIVVHPLIQNWGRDADVIEKLQRCLDEMPLNQSSWIAGYAYEIYQGNDERIKAYLDKCIDNANKDIMKDRAVSVYIEHYKEEFAERYIPRILNGEISMSDHILGSKWGILEAIIQNYSERQDVKEYLLTNYSDDYRFAGQIIVKYHGSELASRMLKKWYHMDTRLRLMMIHKISNLSSMDEHLEGMLHLFKQEGNAYVLCDMVLCLVVHLKRTGRDIDVFKVTEEVFDTAQVTTEYTYKMRFCIYLMYHKLDEYVQLNLSSGGKEYEFSQMHIFYNDSPYIEKTIVDEADYLLADDMANLKKIVKEDKRIYSYVVFFSKYINPTSDAARIIVKYLNENRDNIDDANILLFLMKVGNQKQLLKELVIANIDNTNSEMSATLAQIIVTEFDKDEDIKQLLKLEEWKWHDDSFNRISINCSLNTNVENLKEIYSELKENKYELTNCYASYNFIFSMMDDNKVVENLKYYLTKLQETFVYRMIVTPLTVRLKRDKATADKLYEELLQTEDPRIRVGFYSVLSSAGVKSVELRDWREHQYQHLDEYGHDIVLNRDRKLIVIVQ, encoded by the coding sequence ATGAATTCAACTTTTGACATACGCAGTAATTGTGTTAAGATAAAGGCTGACATAAAAGGAAGAGGACTCCAGTTTCGAGGAAGTGGAGTCCTATACCCATTAGATGGAGATGACGAGTATGATTATATCTTTACAGCTCAGCATATTTTTAAAGATACTAGAAAAAAGAAGTTGAATGCTGTTCTTGATAAGATAGGAACAATCGAAATAGAAGTATTTGAGGATGGCCATTTTGTAACCTATAAAACCATTACAAAAGACACTATCTCGAATTCTTTACTTCCTATTGGTGAAGATTTTCTTATTATTAAGATTGACAAGAGCGAAAAGCATTTTACTCCCTTCTTGTTGGCGGATGACCTCATTGAAGAAAAATCCATGCAACTATATGGGGTTTCAGGTGAGGCACAAGATATAATTACCAGACTGGACTGTAAATGTGTAGATAGCAAAGTAGATTTGGTTAATATCACTTCGTATGTAGACAATATGGACAGTTTACATGGAATGTCTGGTGGTGGTGTTTTTGCCCAGAACCAACCATTGATGTATGGTGTACTATGGAAATATGCTGCGACGGAAGGTGAGTTTCACAATGTAAAGATTACACAGGCATTAGAAGAAAAGATAAAATCACAGTTAACGCTACGAAGATGGAAATCACTTAATTTCATCAAAATAACACAGTGTAAACAAGCAATGGATGTTGTTTACGGTAGCTTGTTCCGTGATGTCAATGATTCAATACTGGTTAACCGTAATAATACGCGGTTCCCTCTTGAGGCAAGATTTGTAATGCCTGACTTTATTGATGAAGTACAAAGCTTATATTCTGATGATCAAGTGAAACCAGAGGAGAAGCCTGTTCTGGCTGACCCGACAAATCTTTATATAAAAAGTAGTGAGATTCAAGAATATAGTGAGCATTATCTTAAAGAATTCTATAGCCAACTGAATAAAACGAGCAATAGAGAAATCAGAATCCCTGCATCAACCATATTGAATCCCAGCAGGAATATATTACTCATTGCGGGAGGTCCCGGCTCAGGCAAGTCTTCTTTGCTAAAGTATCTTACCTTACAACTGCTAAAAGGAAAAATGGATATCTATGACGGCTACTTACCTGTATGGATGCCATTTTCATATATGGCAAGGAATTGCGATAGTGATATAAAGAGCATAGTTCGGGATTGGCTTCAAGAAAGTAAGTTATGGGAGAAAAACAGCCATTATCTGGAATATGCATTTGAGCAGCAAAAGATACTATTAATAGCTGATGGAATAGATGAATGGGGTGATGAGCCCTTACAAGCAGATAGAATTATTCGTAAAGTGAAGGCGGAGACAGAAGCTGGTAATTTACTAGCCATTTTTTCAAGTAGGGAATATGGCATTGCGAATATCAATTCTCCCTTCAGTACAAGCGACACATATACAATCGCACCATTGTCTGCGCTACAGCAGGATGAACTTGTGAAGAAATGCGTTGATCATTATAATGGTCTGGTTCGCGAAACAAAGAGGACAGCAGAGTTCCTATCTGCTAAGTTGAGGTCGTTACATGACGTTGATCGTATGAAAGAGAACCCCATGCTGTTAACCATCCTTATTGGGCAATATCTACAGGGTAACGAACTTTCTCACAACAATATTGCAGCCATGGACTGCATAATAGAGCAATTGTTTGTTAAGCATCAGCAGTCACGCAAGTACCAGGCTTACGACTATTCTGGGTCATTTGACTACACAAGTAACAAAATGATGCTTGGAGTTCTGTCAAAAGAAATGTTTGACTATTACAATGATGGCAGCATGGATAAGACCCAGGCAGAAATACTGCTTAACCAATATCTGAATAGTCAGACATCTGGGCAGGAATTGAATAATGCGTATATTGTTGATGACTTATTCAGGCATGATACTCATCAACTTGGCGTTATAGAGGAAAGAATAGGTTCTCGCATTTCCTTCATCAATAGGCAACTACAGGAATTTATGGCTGCCAAATACTTTTCGTTAGATATAGATAGGGCTAAAGCATTCATTCGAGATAATGTTTCGAATACTGGGTTACATCAAGTTGTTCTCTTCCTTTTCGAAATGATGCCTGCATCAGCTTTCGTAGGTTTATACAATATCTTAAAACCTATAATTACAAACGATTATAGGGATTATTATTTGTATAAATTGAAATTAGAGATTCTTGTAAGATCTGTGAAAGCACCCAAGTATTTCTTACTAGAAGAAATAGAAGAATACATACACAAGATTGAGTGGGAATCTGATTATGACACTAAATATGAATTACTGGAAATCCTGCTCGATGGTTTGTATAATAGCTCATTACAGAATCGTATTGAAGACTTTATTTCCAGATATATCCCTTCAGCTTCCATATATCATGACATCAGGTTATCAGGTTTGGCACAAGTGACTGACTTGACGGAAGTGGATCGCCAGTTTATTGTTTTGACAGTTATAAATGGTGATGTGAACAACAAAATACTCGCATCTGAAGTGATTAGGAATCATATCGCTAGTGATGAAAAGTTGCTGAAGATGATTAATTCATATATAGTACCATCAACATTGCCAGAAGTGGTAGCCTTCTTTATCAGAAGTGTTATTGTAGATGGGATAGATATAGATAAAGAAAACGAGCTAGTACGAAAAGTTGTGGCGGGTGATATCTTTACTCACTTTTATCAAATTGAGTTTTCTTTATTTAAAGGTGAGCCTGTTTCATCTGATGAAATCCTTGAATTAGTTTCAGAACTACCATTTTCAATTCAAGAAGAGGCTAACAAGTTATTGCAGCAATATTTTCCACATGACGATGCAGTCATGCAAAAGGCTTTAATCTCAGTTAGCGCACCCTACAGAGAACGAGGTAATATTAGCAATGATATAGCATGGAAATACCTGTTGACGTGTTGGATAAATCATCCAAATGTTATCAAGGCCATCAAGGAAGAGCTTAATAAGGAATATTCTTTTAATCTTGGAAATGGCTATGAATTATGGAAGATTATTCAAGGACAAATACTATCTCCAGATTTGCTTCAAGCGATAACTGAATGGGCTGTCAATAAGGATAAAAATCATTTTATGTGGGGTGCTGAGTCCCTCATTGTAAATACCATTGTTAACGATTCTCGAATTAAAGCTAAACTTCTTGAAGCATTAGAGGGGATGAAAAGTTATCAGCATATTGTTGTCCATCCTCTCATCCAAAACTGGGGACGAGATGCTGATGTTATCGAAAAACTTCAGCGATGTCTGGATGAGATGCCGTTAAACCAATCTTCGTGGATAGCAGGATATGCATATGAAATATACCAAGGCAATGACGAACGTATTAAGGCATATCTAGATAAATGTATCGATAATGCGAACAAGGATATAATGAAAGACCGTGCAGTGTCTGTGTATATAGAACATTACAAGGAGGAATTTGCAGAAAGATACATACCACGGATACTCAATGGCGAAATCTCGATGAGTGACCATATCCTCGGTTCAAAATGGGGCATACTGGAAGCCATTATACAGAATTATTCTGAGCGTCAGGATGTCAAAGAGTACCTTCTGACTAATTATTCTGACGACTATAGATTTGCTGGTCAGATTATAGTAAAATATCATGGTTCTGAGTTAGCCTCTCGAATGCTTAAGAAGTGGTATCACATGGATACGCGTTTAAGACTCATGATGATACATAAGATTTCCAACCTGTCGAGTATGGACGAGCATTTAGAGGGAATGTTACACCTATTCAAACAGGAAGGGAATGCCTATGTCCTTTGTGATATGGTCTTATGTCTAGTTGTTCATTTGAAAAGGACGGGGAGGGATATAGACGTATTCAAAGTTACCGAGGAGGTGTTCGATACGGCTCAAGTGACAACAGAATACACATACAAAATGCGATTCTGTATATATCTAATGTATCATAAGCTTGATGAATATGTGCAGTTAAATTTGAGTTCTGGTGGTAAAGAGTATGAATTTTCCCAGATGCACATTTTCTACAATGATAGTCCATATATTGAGAAAACAATCGTTGATGAGGCTGATTATTTACTTGCCGATGATATGGCTAATTTAAAGAAAATTGTTAAGGAAGACAAGCGTATCTATTCCTATGTTGTTTTCTTCTCGAAATATATTAACCCAACATCAGACGCGGCTCGAATCATTGTAAAGTATCTTAATGAAAATAGAGATAATATTGACGATGCAAATATTCTGCTGTTCTTAATGAAAGTGGGAAACCAGAAACAGTTATTGAAAGAATTGGTTATAGCCAATATAGATAATACGAATAGCGAAATGTCTGCGACATTGGCTCAAATCATTGTCACTGAATTTGATAAAGATGAAGATATAAAACAGCTTCTGAAGCTGGAAGAGTGGAAATGGCATGATGATTCCTTTAATAGAATATCAATTAATTGTTCACTCAACACTAACGTGGAAAATTTGAAAGAGATTTATAGCGAGTTAAAAGAGAACAAGTATGAATTGACTAATTGTTATGCTTCATACAACTTCATATTCTCAATGATGGATGATAACAAAGTTGTGGAGAACCTGAAATACTACTTGACCAAACTTCAAGAGACTTTTGTCTATCGAATGATTGTTACCCCCTTGACCGTGAGGTTGAAACGAGATAAAGCAACGGCTGATAAACTATATGAAGAACTATTACAGACTGAAGATCCAAGAATCAGAGTGGGCTTCTATTCAGTTCTTTCATCAGCAGGTGTAAAATCGGTAGAACTAAGGGATTGGAGAGAACATCAATATCAGCATCTTGATGAATATGGACATGATATTGTGTTGAATAGAGATAGGAAGTTGATTGTGATTGTACAATGA
- a CDS encoding metallophosphoesterase: protein MEFSDNSRWLKHNELPITGDILVLAGDIFYLKNKVAPLTNFWKWASANYRQVLIVPGNHEYYNYCDVMDKGLQWKWLFKNNVGYYQNQVLRIDDTDFIISTLWSQISPSDEYFVWKGMNDFRQIMYNGKLLQTEEFNQMHNFCLDFIKQSLVETTAKHIVVITHHLPTLEVVAPDHKGSVLNSAFATDLSQLIADNRIDAWIYGHSHTNIDTEINGTKVVCNQMGYVFQNEHISNDFDPSKCLVL from the coding sequence TTGGAATTCAGTGATAACAGCAGGTGGTTAAAACATAATGAATTACCAATAACAGGTGACATTTTGGTCTTAGCCGGGGATATATTCTATTTGAAAAACAAAGTTGCACCTTTGACTAATTTTTGGAAATGGGCATCTGCGAATTATCGTCAGGTGCTCATTGTGCCCGGAAACCATGAGTATTACAATTATTGTGATGTGATGGACAAGGGATTGCAATGGAAATGGTTGTTCAAGAACAATGTAGGATATTATCAGAATCAAGTACTGCGGATAGATGATACCGACTTTATCATTAGCACTTTGTGGTCTCAAATATCTCCATCTGACGAGTATTTTGTGTGGAAGGGTATGAACGACTTTCGGCAGATAATGTATAATGGCAAATTGCTCCAAACAGAGGAATTCAATCAGATGCACAACTTCTGTTTGGATTTCATCAAGCAAAGTCTGGTGGAAACCACCGCCAAACACATTGTGGTAATAACTCATCATCTTCCCACATTGGAGGTCGTTGCACCTGACCATAAAGGCTCAGTGTTGAATAGTGCATTTGCTACCGATTTGAGCCAGCTTATAGCTGACAATCGTATTGATGCGTGGATTTACGGACATTCCCACACCAATATTGATACTGAAATAAATGGGACGAAGGTCGTGTGCAATCAAATGGGATATGTTTTTCAAAATGAACATATCAGCAATGATTTTGATCCAAGCAAGTGCCTTGTCTTGTGA
- the mnmE gene encoding tRNA uridine-5-carboxymethylaminomethyl(34) synthesis GTPase MnmE codes for MNQDTICAVSTAPGAGGVAVIRISGPQAIVICNTVFTPAREGKCLLSQKAYTLSYGSIRKENELIDEVVAALFRAPHSFTGEDTVEITCHGSVYIQQQILQLLIDKGCRLALPGEFTQRAFLNGKMDLSQAEAIADLIASTSAGTHRLAMSQMRGGFSTELGYLRTRLLDFVSLIELELDFSEEDVEFADRTNLRILASDIEKLIHRLVDSFSIGNAVKNGIPVTIIGETNAGKSTLLNLLLHEEKAIVSNIHGTTRDVIEDTINLSGITFRFIDTAGIRETNDAIESLGIERTFQKLEQASIVLWVIDLCTPSAQTETLAKVLLPKLVDKNTLLVFNKADKLSPADLAEKQSLLSHIPAERVYISAKKQQNIETLHQYLIRAANLPEIGQNDVIVTNLRHYEALTKAHNAILRVLTGLTENLSGDFLSQDIRECMHYLGEITGEISNDEVLENIFSKFCIGK; via the coding sequence GTGAACCAAGACACTATTTGTGCCGTTTCAACTGCTCCGGGGGCAGGAGGAGTTGCTGTAATCCGCATCTCAGGTCCACAGGCCATTGTTATTTGTAACACTGTTTTTACTCCGGCAAGAGAAGGGAAATGTTTGCTTTCCCAGAAGGCTTACACTCTTTCTTACGGCTCTATCCGAAAAGAAAACGAGTTGATTGATGAAGTGGTAGCAGCTCTTTTCCGCGCTCCTCATTCTTTTACAGGTGAAGATACGGTGGAGATAACCTGTCATGGTTCAGTCTATATTCAGCAACAAATATTACAACTACTTATCGATAAGGGTTGCCGTTTGGCACTTCCGGGAGAATTTACCCAACGTGCCTTTCTGAACGGCAAGATGGATCTAAGTCAGGCAGAAGCTATCGCTGATCTGATCGCTTCTACCTCTGCCGGTACCCATCGCCTCGCTATGAGTCAAATGCGAGGTGGATTTAGTACTGAGTTAGGTTACCTTCGCACTCGTTTGTTAGATTTCGTTTCCTTGATCGAACTTGAATTAGATTTCAGCGAGGAAGACGTGGAATTTGCAGATCGTACAAACCTCCGTATCTTAGCTTCTGATATTGAAAAACTCATCCATCGGTTAGTTGATTCGTTCAGCATAGGAAACGCTGTTAAAAATGGTATCCCCGTAACTATTATCGGCGAAACAAATGCCGGAAAATCGACTCTGCTTAATTTGTTGCTCCATGAAGAGAAAGCCATCGTTTCTAACATCCACGGCACTACTCGAGACGTGATAGAGGATACAATTAATCTTTCCGGAATCACTTTCCGCTTTATCGATACCGCCGGAATTCGCGAAACTAATGATGCCATCGAGTCGCTGGGTATAGAACGAACTTTCCAGAAATTGGAACAAGCCTCGATTGTGCTTTGGGTGATAGATTTGTGTACTCCATCAGCCCAGACGGAGACTCTAGCCAAAGTATTACTTCCTAAATTGGTCGATAAAAACACTTTATTAGTTTTTAACAAAGCCGACAAACTCTCGCCGGCCGATTTAGCTGAAAAACAATCTTTACTTTCTCATATCCCGGCTGAACGGGTATATATTTCTGCTAAAAAGCAACAAAACATCGAAACATTACATCAGTATCTTATCCGTGCTGCGAATCTTCCTGAAATAGGCCAAAACGATGTCATTGTTACCAATCTCCGCCATTATGAGGCTCTTACTAAGGCTCACAATGCCATTTTACGCGTTCTTACAGGCCTTACTGAAAACCTCTCCGGCGACTTTCTTAGCCAAGATATTAGAGAGTGCATGCATTATTTAGGAGAAATCACAGGAGAAATCAGTAATGATGAGGTGTTGGAGAATATATTTAGTAAATTTTGCATCGGCAAGTGA
- a CDS encoding DUF362 domain-containing protein has translation MEPSKVYFTNLRTTPSSNLLDKMERLIKKAGITNIDFNQQFVAIKIHFGEPGNLAYIRPNYAARLSNFLHSLGGKPFLTDSNTLYSGGRSNAVDHLKSAMENGFNPISAQCNVIIADGLKGTDYREIEINGEYCKAPKIGTAVADADIIISMNHFKGHEQTGFGGALKNLGMGCASVGGKLELHSGAQPKIDENYCKACNICVKHCAHDAVHLVNKVAQINYEKCVGCGQCVALCQYNAAIMASEETSDRLNYKIAEYTKAVLQDKPHFHLSFIMNVSPECDCWNHNDAAIVPDLGIAASFDPVALDQACVDMVISAPLLSGNKLSEQHPHEHMEGEDKFHYIHPDTNWRAGLEHAEKIGIGTRQYELITV, from the coding sequence ATGGAACCGTCAAAAGTATATTTTACTAACCTCCGTACAACACCAAGTAGTAATTTACTTGATAAGATGGAACGCCTGATAAAGAAGGCTGGAATTACTAATATCGATTTTAACCAGCAGTTTGTTGCCATTAAAATACATTTCGGAGAGCCTGGCAACTTAGCATACATTCGTCCTAACTATGCGGCTCGCTTAAGTAACTTTTTACATAGTCTAGGAGGGAAACCCTTTCTTACGGATAGTAATACATTGTATTCCGGAGGTCGTTCGAATGCCGTAGATCATTTAAAAAGTGCTATGGAAAACGGCTTTAATCCCATTAGTGCTCAATGTAATGTAATTATAGCAGATGGTTTAAAAGGCACGGATTATCGTGAAATTGAAATTAACGGTGAGTATTGCAAGGCTCCCAAGATAGGTACTGCCGTTGCTGATGCGGACATTATCATTTCTATGAATCATTTTAAAGGCCATGAACAAACTGGCTTTGGAGGTGCACTAAAAAATCTAGGGATGGGATGTGCTAGTGTAGGCGGAAAGCTAGAGCTTCATTCCGGCGCACAACCTAAAATAGATGAAAATTATTGTAAGGCTTGTAATATTTGCGTGAAACATTGTGCACATGATGCCGTACATCTCGTAAACAAAGTAGCACAAATTAATTATGAAAAATGTGTAGGATGCGGACAATGTGTAGCTTTATGTCAATATAATGCTGCCATTATGGCTTCTGAAGAGACTTCGGATCGGTTGAATTATAAGATTGCCGAATACACGAAAGCAGTACTGCAAGATAAACCTCATTTTCATCTCAGTTTTATTATGAACGTTTCACCAGAATGTGATTGCTGGAATCATAACGATGCTGCTATTGTACCGGACTTAGGTATTGCAGCTTCATTTGATCCCGTAGCACTAGACCAGGCATGTGTAGATATGGTAATCAGTGCACCTCTGCTAAGCGGAAATAAATTATCCGAACAACATCCTCACGAACACATGGAAGGAGAAGACAAATTCCATTATATCCATCCTGACACGAATTGGCGTGCCGGCCTGGAACATGCGGAAAAGATCGGAATCGGAACCAGACAATACGAATTAATAACCGTATAA
- a CDS encoding GDSL-type esterase/lipase family protein → MYCSGTTPEKKQNLNIIFIGNSITAGAQINDPVQDAPPVKASEYLRQQPGIGLVQFSNQGVSGCTTLDYLPATATLFPHAVEAADKFKGDKNSQLVFSIMLGTNDSAIKGPHGAPVSPKQYRTNLKVIIDNLLLLYPECKIVLHRPIWYSPNTYNGAMYLLEGLKRLESYLPELKSLVADYVSNSPGRVYIGDIEAFEYFKQAYQTDLTPEEGNAGTFYLHPNKKGAQKLGIFWAQGILKAL, encoded by the coding sequence ATGTATTGTTCTGGAACAACACCCGAAAAGAAACAAAATTTAAATATTATATTTATTGGAAATAGTATTACAGCCGGAGCACAAATTAACGATCCTGTACAAGATGCACCGCCGGTAAAGGCTTCTGAATATTTACGGCAGCAACCGGGAATTGGTCTTGTCCAATTTTCTAACCAAGGGGTAAGTGGATGTACAACTCTGGATTATTTACCGGCAACAGCTACTCTTTTTCCTCATGCTGTAGAGGCTGCCGATAAATTCAAGGGAGATAAAAATTCGCAATTAGTCTTTTCTATTATGCTTGGTACGAATGATAGTGCTATAAAAGGTCCCCATGGTGCTCCTGTTTCTCCGAAACAATATCGAACTAACCTAAAAGTTATTATAGATAACCTCCTTTTATTATATCCGGAATGTAAAATTGTACTTCATCGTCCTATTTGGTATAGCCCTAATACTTATAATGGTGCTATGTATTTGTTAGAAGGATTGAAAAGACTGGAAAGTTATTTGCCTGAATTAAAATCATTAGTCGCTGATTATGTAAGTAATTCTCCGGGACGAGTATATATAGGGGATATAGAAGCATTTGAGTATTTTAAACAAGCTTATCAGACTGATTTGACTCCGGAAGAAGGAAACGCCGGTACGTTTTACCTTCATCCCAATAAAAAAGGTGCGCAGAAATTAGGAATTTTCTGGGCACAAGGAATATTGAAAGCTTTATAA